A stretch of the Capsicum annuum cultivar UCD-10X-F1 chromosome 8, UCD10Xv1.1, whole genome shotgun sequence genome encodes the following:
- the LOC107839141 gene encoding putative esterase YitV — protein MSAQCDLFFHVKGLESMASVKLEAAELRSKFLHVLRSRRPSQVPLSVVPGKPVKDPFFQESPKPIFSEAMASCPKEDIPNFKELLQEENFYLTTEEGGQGLLPVLVMSVKESDKKKRPTIVFLHSTHKCKEWLRPLLEGYASRGYIAVAIDSRYHGERATSITTYRDALVSSWKNGDTMPFIFDTVWDLIKLADYLTEREDVDPSKIGITGESLGGMHAWFAAFVDTRYSVVVPIIGVQGFRWAIEHDKWQARVNSIKAVFEEARADLDKSAIDKEIVQKVWDRIAPGLASQFDAPYTVPTIAPRPLLILNGEDDPRCPLGGLEIPESRVCKAYEEANCPQNIKLIAQPGIGHRMTPLMVKEASDWFDRFLKV, from the exons ATGTCAGCGCAGTGTGACTTGTTTTTTCATGTCAAGGGATTAGAATCCATGGCGTCGGTGAAGTTAGAGGCTGCTGAGCTGCGTTCTAAGTTCCTCCATGTTCTTCGTAGTCGTCGTCCTTCTCAAG TTCCACTATCTGTGGTACCTGGAAAACCTGTGAAGGATCCTTTCTTTCAGGAATCTCCAAAGCCAATCTTCAGTGAG GCAATGGCATCATGCCCAAAGGAAGATATACCCAATTTTAAGGAACTGCTTCAAGAGGAAAATTTCTACCTGACTACTGAG GAAGGAGGGCAAGGGCTCTTACCTGTATTGGTAATGAGTGTGAAAGAAAGTGACAAGAAGAAGAGGCCTACTATTGTTTTCCTGCATAGCACGCACAAATGCAAAGAGTGGTTGAGACCATTGCTTGAG GGTTATGCTTCAAGGGGATATATCGCTGTTGCAATTGATTCTCGATACCATGGAGAGCGTGCAACCAGCATTACAACGTATCGAGAT GCCCTCGTGTCATCATGGAAAAATGGAGATACGATGCCGTTCATATTTGATACg GTTTGGGACTTGATAAAACTGGCAGATTATCTTACTGAGAGGGAGGACGTTGACCCATCAAAGATAGGAATCACTGGCGAGTCTCTTGGAG GTATGCATGCTTGGTTTGCAGCATTTGTTGACACTCGCTATTCTGTGGTTGTCCCCATAATTGGTGTTCAG GGTTTTCGATGGGCAATTGAGCATGATAAGTGGCAAGCAAGAGTTAACAGTATCAAGGCTGTATTTGAAG AAGCACGTGCTGATTTAGACAAGAGTGCAATTGATAAAGAAATAGTTCAGAAG GTCTGGGATAGGATTGCCCCTGGTTTGGCCTCTCAATTTGATGCACCATATACAGTTCCAACTATTGCACCGCGCCCGTTACTGATTTTAAATG GGGAAGATGATCCTCGTTGCCCACTAGGTGGCCTGGAAATTCCAGAATCAAGAGTTTGCAAAGCTTATGAAGAGGCTAATTGTCCTCAGAATATCAAG CTGATAGCACAACCTGGAATTGGTCATCGAATGACACCGTTGATGGTAAAAGAAGCGAGTGACTGGTTTGACAGATTTCTTAAAGTATAA